In the Anguilla anguilla isolate fAngAng1 chromosome 7, fAngAng1.pri, whole genome shotgun sequence genome, one interval contains:
- the usp18 gene encoding ubl carboxyl-terminal hydrolase 18, with translation MAGSSYSSFLHRETYRSNQFSSTYFSRFQGLRGLPNYGLSCCVNALLQSFCATQELLALLNRWKVNDSGPQEKAKNVPEQLQKTLQAMQSDRFQADPHKSFLHCLDRNRIPMSIQHDADEVFLSIMNLVQEQMSDTELAQQIKCLYKVKVEEHLQCNECTYIHSGETYLLSLPLPLLHASNTLEECFRAFFELQELDGDDKCFCERCGEKTPSKQGLKLIHLPPVVCVHLKRFRSDDGYTKKMHCKVSFPQALDFKMILKAQHVSEKFPKQEQNEWQYKLYAVIVHHGSAMSGHYTAYITHDGDTWYHANDSYVSKRTWADVEGTFGGRCGSGTAYMLLYRRTEEEREPECSG, from the exons ATGGCTGGCAGCAGTTATTCAAGTTTTTTACATCGAGAAACATACAGGAGCAACCAATTCTCATCAACTTATTTCAGCAGGTTTCAAG GGCTGAGGGGTCTTCCAAACTATGGCCTGTCCTGCTGTGTCAATGCACTGCTGCAGTCTTTTTGTGCCACACAGGAACTGTTGGCACTGCTCAATCG TTGGAAAGTGAATGACTCTGGGCCTCAAGAAAAAGCAAAGAATGTACCGGAGCAGTTGCAGAAAACATTGCAAGCCATGCAGAGTGACAGATTTCAGGCTGACCCCCACAAAAGTTTCTTGCACTGCCTGGACCGCAACCGCATACCCA TGTCCATCCAGCATGATGCAGACGAGGTCTTCCTCTCTATAATGAACCTTGTACAGGAACAGATGAGTGACACAGAGCTG GCTCAGCAGATCAAGTGTCTATACAAGGTGAAAGTGGAGGAGCACCTCCAGTGCAATGAGTGCACCTATATTCACTCTGGAGAGACTTACTTGCTCAGCCTCCCCCTGCCCTTGTTGCATGCTAGCAACACCCTG GAAGAATGTTTCAGGGCTTTCTTtgagctgcaggagctggacgGGGACGACAAGTGTTTTTGTGAGAGGTGTGGAGAGAAGACTCCATCAAAACAG GGTCTCAAACTCATACACCTACCTCCAGTGGTTTGTGTACACCTGAAGAGGTTCCGTTCTGACGATGGTTACACTAAAAAGATGCACTGCAAAGTCAGCTTCCCACAAGCTCTTGACTTCAAAATGATATTGAAAGCACAACATGTCTCAGAAAAATTTCCCAAACAG GAACAGAATGAGTGGCAGTATAAGCTGTATGCTGTCATAGTGCATCATGGAAGTGCCATGTCAGGACACTACACAGCCTACATAACACATGATGGGGACACCTGGTACCATGCAAATGACAGTTATGTGTCTAAG AGGACATGGGCAGATGTGGAAGGTACATTTGGAGGCCGTTGTGG AAGTGGCACTGCATACATGCTGTTGTACAGAagaacagaggaggagagagaaccAGAGTGCTCTGGTTGA